In Paenibacillus kyungheensis, the following are encoded in one genomic region:
- the cydC gene encoding thiol reductant ABC exporter subunit CydC, with protein sequence MSSQGWVMSYMRVHAFRFAGIIAIGALTLLSAGMLTFTSGFLISKAALRPENILMLYVPIVGVRAFGIGRSVLRYVERLQAHDAVLRVLSKMRVRLYRTLEPQALQLKSRHQTGDLLGMMSDDIESLQNMYVRTIFPGITALIMYGAVVCALGWFDMSFAMLIAVYILILIVIVPIFSLLMTRTFQKRLKSNQSALYRHLTDAVLGLSDLMISGRASEFVNQYEESESQAAVYERKLSRHKRYIGLITQTVIGLIVAQMAIWATSQVGENGMDATLLAAFILVVIPLADAFIPVTDAVQRIPVYQESLQRLTQLEQSTGYPNKEHAQSSQNFTDLASINDFSNDDQFFIEKATRPPAITLKEICYSYHEPNEYAVNNISIEVKSGQKIAIIGRSGAGKSTLLKLIQGAYLPQQGQIYIQGKTIAEWGDQITEQVSVLNQKPYLFDTSLLNNIRLGRPTATEEEVRQVIEQAQLSELIASLPEGDQTPMREAGQRFSGGERQRIALARVLLQNTPIVILDEPTVGLDPRTERELIHTILQSLQGKTLIWVTHHLLEVQQMDHIIFMDQGKIAMQGTHEHLIDSSERYRRLYQLDHPQWRQRTLEKVYT encoded by the coding sequence ATGAGCAGTCAAGGATGGGTAATGTCTTATATGCGTGTTCATGCGTTTCGATTTGCAGGTATTATTGCTATTGGCGCATTGACGCTACTGTCAGCAGGGATGTTGACTTTTACATCAGGATTTTTAATTTCCAAAGCAGCCTTACGTCCAGAAAATATACTGATGTTATATGTACCGATTGTAGGAGTACGCGCATTTGGGATAGGCAGATCGGTGTTGCGCTATGTAGAACGTTTGCAAGCTCATGATGCGGTACTCCGTGTATTATCCAAAATGAGAGTGCGTCTATATCGAACGTTGGAGCCTCAAGCATTACAACTGAAGTCACGTCATCAGACAGGCGATCTATTAGGCATGATGTCTGACGATATCGAATCTCTGCAAAATATGTATGTGCGTACTATTTTTCCAGGTATTACTGCACTGATTATGTATGGAGCGGTTGTCTGTGCGCTCGGTTGGTTTGATATGTCTTTTGCAATGTTGATTGCTGTGTATATTTTGATTCTGATTGTGATTGTACCGATCTTTTCGCTTCTGATGACACGTACATTTCAGAAAAGACTTAAAAGTAATCAATCTGCGCTCTACCGTCACTTAACCGATGCTGTACTTGGACTAAGCGATCTGATGATTAGTGGACGAGCAAGTGAATTTGTGAATCAGTATGAAGAGAGTGAAAGTCAGGCAGCGGTATATGAACGTAAATTAAGCCGTCACAAACGTTATATCGGTCTAATTACTCAGACAGTTATCGGATTGATTGTCGCACAGATGGCAATTTGGGCAACGTCGCAAGTAGGAGAAAATGGAATGGATGCGACATTATTAGCTGCTTTTATTCTAGTCGTTATTCCACTTGCAGATGCGTTTATCCCTGTGACTGATGCAGTTCAGCGTATTCCTGTATATCAAGAATCACTTCAACGTCTAACACAGCTCGAACAATCAACAGGTTATCCCAATAAAGAACATGCTCAATCTTCTCAAAACTTCACGGATCTTGCTAGCATCAATGATTTTTCCAATGATGATCAATTCTTTATTGAGAAAGCTACTAGACCACCTGCTATTACATTAAAAGAGATTTGTTATAGTTATCATGAGCCAAATGAGTATGCAGTCAACAATATAAGTATAGAAGTAAAGTCCGGTCAAAAAATAGCTATTATCGGGCGCAGTGGCGCAGGTAAGTCGACCTTGCTTAAATTAATACAGGGTGCTTATCTTCCGCAGCAAGGGCAGATTTATATTCAAGGTAAAACGATAGCAGAGTGGGGCGATCAGATTACAGAACAAGTATCTGTACTGAATCAGAAACCTTATCTCTTTGATACCAGCCTACTAAATAATATTCGTCTTGGTCGTCCAACAGCGACAGAAGAGGAAGTCAGACAGGTGATAGAGCAAGCACAATTAAGCGAGCTGATTGCTTCTTTACCAGAAGGAGATCAGACTCCAATGCGTGAAGCCGGTCAGCGATTCTCAGGAGGAGAACGTCAGCGTATTGCTCTCGCACGTGTATTGTTGCAAAATACGCCGATTGTGATTCTGGATGAGCCTACAGTCGGTCTAGATCCACGTACCGAACGTGAACTTATTCATACGATACTGCAAAGCTTACAGGGCAAAACATTGATCTGG
- the cydD gene encoding thiol reductant ABC exporter subunit CydD, with protein MGKGLIQLQGIKPIMALTGLFTFVQTIVIIMQSLWLAEAVSGLFTGDSLHRQLGHVFGFVGALVVRQLLSVIMQKIAYDFAERTGRSMRKLMMDQLFELGPTFAIGQGTGNLVTLVREGVSKYRTYLELIIPRMMSNSLTPLLIGIFILKLDWISALILGAVFPLLIIFMILLGLAAQKQMDKQWATYRVLSNHFVDSLRGLETLRFLGRSRAHEETIGRTSERYRKATISSMRVAFLSSFALDFFTMLSVACVAVSLGLRLVHGTIILEPALTILILAPEFFVPIRSLGADYHATMDGKEAGEDIQRIIHTSTTIGTVDAKNNSDTYRSKPVWSASSQMVLNQLSVQHDAESNYSLEQLNLRIGGYCKIGIIGESGAGKSTLIDVLSGFLTPTQGEVLWKDSLGESYPLNSNVWRQQTTYIPQHPYLFSGTLADNLRLYEPEATDEQLWQVIRDTGLYDLVSQLPQGIEEPVGGAGRTLSGGQEQRVALARALLGQRQIMLLDEPTAHLDIETEYELKQTMLELFNNRFVILATHRMHWMVDMDWIIVLEHGQIVEQGTHEQLLARQGAYCRLIDSQWGESA; from the coding sequence ATGGGTAAAGGGCTAATCCAACTACAAGGCATCAAACCGATTATGGCATTAACAGGTCTATTCACATTCGTGCAGACAATCGTTATTATTATGCAGTCGTTATGGTTGGCAGAAGCGGTCTCCGGTTTATTTACCGGGGATTCTCTTCATCGTCAGCTTGGTCATGTCTTCGGATTCGTAGGTGCTCTGGTTGTTCGACAATTATTATCAGTAATCATGCAAAAAATAGCGTATGATTTCGCAGAGCGGACAGGCAGAAGTATGCGCAAGCTGATGATGGATCAATTATTTGAACTTGGACCTACATTTGCAATAGGGCAGGGGACAGGTAATCTTGTAACACTTGTGCGTGAAGGTGTATCCAAGTATAGAACATATCTGGAACTGATTATTCCGCGTATGATGTCTAATAGTCTCACTCCGCTATTGATTGGGATTTTTATTTTAAAGTTAGATTGGATCTCGGCACTGATTCTGGGAGCTGTATTTCCGTTATTGATTATTTTTATGATTTTACTTGGCTTGGCTGCGCAAAAACAAATGGATAAGCAATGGGCAACATATCGCGTATTATCTAATCATTTTGTTGATTCATTAAGAGGACTTGAGACTTTACGCTTTCTCGGTCGGAGTCGTGCGCATGAAGAAACGATAGGACGTACCAGTGAACGTTATCGTAAAGCAACGATTTCTTCGATGCGTGTTGCTTTTTTATCTTCATTTGCTCTGGATTTCTTTACGATGTTATCTGTTGCTTGTGTAGCGGTGAGTCTGGGGCTTCGCCTTGTCCATGGCACTATTATTTTAGAACCGGCGTTAACGATTTTGATACTTGCACCTGAATTTTTTGTGCCTATTCGTTCATTAGGAGCGGATTATCATGCCACGATGGATGGCAAAGAAGCTGGTGAAGATATTCAGCGTATTATCCATACCTCTACCACGATCGGTACGGTAGATGCAAAGAATAATAGCGATACGTATCGTTCTAAGCCTGTATGGTCAGCTTCCAGTCAGATGGTATTGAATCAGCTTTCTGTACAGCATGATGCAGAAAGTAACTACTCTCTTGAACAGCTTAATCTTCGTATTGGAGGTTATTGCAAAATCGGTATTATTGGTGAAAGTGGAGCAGGCAAATCAACACTGATCGATGTATTAAGTGGGTTTCTTACACCTACACAAGGAGAAGTCCTATGGAAGGATAGTCTAGGAGAAAGTTATCCGCTCAATTCTAATGTCTGGCGTCAACAAACGACATATATTCCACAGCATCCTTATCTATTCAGTGGCACATTAGCAGATAATCTTAGATTGTATGAACCTGAAGCAACCGATGAGCAATTATGGCAAGTCATTCGTGATACAGGATTATATGATCTGGTCAGCCAATTGCCTCAAGGTATCGAAGAACCGGTTGGAGGAGCTGGACGTACACTCAGTGGAGGTCAAGAACAACGCGTTGCGCTTGCACGAGCTTTGTTAGGGCAACGGCAGATTATGTTATTAGATGAGCCGACAGCACATTTAGATATAGAAACAGAGTATGAATTAAAGCAGACTATGTTAGAGCTTTTTAATAATCGATTTGTGATTCTAGCTACTCATCGCATGCACTGGATGGTAGATATGGATTGGATTATTGTGTTAGAACATGGACAGATTGTAGAGCAAGGTACTCATGAACAATTACTAGCACGTCAAGGTGCTTATTGTCGTCTGATTGATAGTCAATGGGGGGAGAGCGCATGA